One stretch of Streptomyces sp. NBC_01142 DNA includes these proteins:
- a CDS encoding metallopeptidase family protein — MLEMTREEFEELVAEALDRIPPELTRLMDNVAVFVEDEPAADDPELLGLYEGTPLTDRGEWYAGVLPDRITIYRGPTLRICETREDVVAETEITVVHEIAHHFGIDDERLHALGYG, encoded by the coding sequence GTGCTGGAGATGACGCGCGAGGAGTTCGAGGAACTGGTCGCCGAGGCGCTGGACAGGATCCCGCCGGAGCTGACGCGACTGATGGACAACGTCGCGGTGTTCGTGGAGGACGAACCGGCCGCGGACGATCCCGAGCTGCTCGGGCTCTACGAGGGAACTCCGCTGACCGATCGCGGGGAGTGGTACGCGGGCGTGCTGCCGGACCGGATCACGATCTACCGGGGGCCGACACTCCGGATCTGCGAGACCCGCGAGGACGTGGTCGCGGAAACCGAGATCACCGTGGTACACGAAATCGCCCATCACTTCGGTATCGACGACGAACGGCTGCACGCCCTGGGGTACGGGTGA
- a CDS encoding DUF5988 family protein, whose product MANKAVLEGGPDDLPERIVPITPPGQELKIPHRGGYEHFKVTARHQEGPEGRLPVYEWWERTEIAE is encoded by the coding sequence ATGGCAAACAAGGCAGTCCTCGAGGGTGGTCCGGACGATCTGCCCGAGCGGATCGTTCCGATCACCCCTCCCGGACAAGAGCTGAAGATTCCGCACCGCGGCGGGTACGAGCACTTCAAGGTCACCGCGCGGCATCAGGAGGGCCCGGAGGGACGGCTGCCTGTCTACGAGTGGTGGGAACGGACAGAGATCGCCGAATAG
- a CDS encoding CrcB family protein: MNWLLVALGAAVGAPLRYLTDRAVQARHDSLFPWGTFVVNAAGSLVLGVLAGAGVGATGTSAGVYALLGTGLCGALTTYSTFSYETLRLAERGRRFLAGANVAASLLVGLGAVFLGAELARGLVG; the protein is encoded by the coding sequence GTGAACTGGCTGCTCGTGGCGTTGGGAGCCGCGGTGGGCGCGCCCCTGCGCTATCTGACGGACCGTGCGGTGCAGGCGCGGCACGATTCCCTGTTTCCGTGGGGGACCTTCGTCGTCAACGCCGCCGGGTCCTTGGTGCTGGGGGTGCTCGCGGGGGCGGGGGTGGGGGCGACCGGGACCTCGGCGGGCGTGTATGCGCTGCTGGGTACGGGCCTGTGCGGTGCACTGACGACGTACTCGACCTTCTCGTACGAGACATTGCGGCTGGCTGAGCGTGGCCGGCGGTTCCTGGCCGGGGCGAACGTCGCGGCGTCGCTGCTGGTGGGGCTCGGAGCGGTGTTCCTGGGCGCGGAGCTGGCGCGCGGCCTGGTCGGGTGA
- a CDS encoding M23 family metallopeptidase, producing the protein MASNKPAPEAPFATDYFGDEGAERTWEEWNPTEDSVRPVRGRHRVLKQRGGLARSSTVLGVGVIAAVGAGGIATAQDKPAVSISLPDSISDNLPDAKSLPGVGSLMSDDADGDAGIANAAPLTAMTVAADTGSGTTGVADQGSSSAGEALRARILQQAEQQQAEADAEAKAAAEKLAAEKAASEARKQQSEAEAKVEAEKRKAEEAAAAKAEADRLAELAKSYAVPLSSYTITSTFGQSGSMWSSGYHTGLDFAAPTGTPLKAVHGGTVKSAGWSGSYGYHTVLELEDGTEVSYSHQSSIAVSVGQKVGTGDVIGRVGATGNVTGPHLHLEVHTASGDGVDPMAWLRGMGLSV; encoded by the coding sequence GTGGCGTCCAACAAACCTGCCCCCGAAGCACCCTTCGCGACTGACTACTTCGGTGACGAGGGAGCGGAGCGGACTTGGGAGGAATGGAACCCCACCGAGGACTCCGTCCGTCCGGTGCGCGGTCGGCACCGTGTCCTGAAGCAGCGCGGCGGACTCGCGCGTAGCTCCACGGTCCTCGGCGTCGGTGTGATCGCAGCGGTCGGCGCGGGCGGCATCGCCACCGCGCAGGACAAGCCTGCGGTCTCCATCTCGCTTCCCGACTCGATCTCGGACAACCTCCCCGACGCCAAGTCCCTGCCGGGCGTGGGCTCCCTGATGTCCGACGACGCCGACGGCGATGCGGGGATCGCGAACGCCGCCCCGCTCACCGCCATGACGGTTGCCGCCGACACCGGCTCGGGCACCACGGGCGTAGCGGACCAAGGCTCGAGCAGCGCGGGTGAGGCACTGCGCGCCCGCATCCTCCAGCAGGCCGAGCAGCAGCAGGCCGAGGCGGACGCCGAAGCGAAGGCAGCCGCTGAGAAGCTCGCCGCCGAGAAAGCCGCGTCCGAGGCGAGGAAGCAGCAGAGCGAGGCGGAGGCCAAGGTCGAGGCCGAGAAGCGGAAGGCCGAGGAGGCCGCGGCGGCCAAGGCCGAGGCTGATCGGCTCGCCGAGCTTGCCAAGAGCTACGCCGTCCCGCTCTCCTCGTACACGATCACCTCTACCTTCGGTCAGTCCGGTTCGATGTGGTCCTCCGGGTATCACACGGGTCTCGACTTCGCCGCCCCGACGGGCACGCCACTCAAGGCCGTGCACGGTGGCACCGTCAAGTCGGCGGGCTGGTCCGGCTCGTACGGCTACCACACGGTGCTGGAGCTCGAGGACGGTACGGAGGTCTCGTACAGCCACCAGTCCTCAATCGCCGTCAGCGTCGGGCAGAAGGTCGGCACCGGCGATGTCATCGGTCGCGTGGGCGCCACCGGCAATGTGACAGGGCCGCACCTCCACCTGGAGGTTCACACGGCGTCCGGCGACGGCGTCGACCCGATGGCGTGGCTGCGCGGCATGGGCCTCTCCGTCTGA
- a CDS encoding PP2C family protein-serine/threonine phosphatase, producing MGQRDKAGINKARRFVRALPTLLIIGGLVYDLATPPQFTAAPLFSAAPLIAAPFFSWRTTLLTGIAAVAAVLGLHIYNGTIGRVPAYTELFTVLTVAGFALLINRVVMRSGERLASARVIAETAQRAVLPTPVDRIGGLQVAARYEAAQADAFIGGDLFAVQDTPYGVRLVVGDVRGKGMEAVEAVAVVIGAFREAAEQERSLEGVAERLERALAREGTRRDTLDIFEGFTTAVLAEVPRGGGVVRVVNRGHPQPLMLYADGDLDMLEPTVAALPLGMGDLGMLPDRAEEHPYPAGATLLLYTDGLSEARDADGVFYDPAGRLGGRIFPGPEELLDALVADVRRYTGGRSTDDMALLAVSRPAEGQQDRRRTVPVVKAETTVRVGTADRAEERET from the coding sequence GTGGGGCAGCGAGACAAGGCCGGCATCAACAAGGCTCGCCGCTTCGTCCGGGCGCTGCCCACACTCTTGATCATCGGCGGGCTGGTCTACGACCTCGCGACCCCGCCCCAGTTCACGGCCGCGCCGCTCTTCTCGGCCGCTCCGCTGATCGCCGCCCCCTTCTTCTCCTGGCGCACCACCCTGCTGACCGGCATCGCGGCGGTCGCGGCCGTGCTCGGCCTGCACATCTACAACGGCACCATCGGCCGCGTCCCGGCGTACACCGAGCTGTTCACCGTGCTGACCGTCGCCGGGTTCGCGCTGCTCATCAACAGGGTCGTGATGCGCAGCGGCGAGCGGCTCGCCTCCGCCCGCGTCATCGCCGAGACCGCCCAGCGTGCCGTGCTGCCCACCCCCGTCGACCGGATCGGCGGGTTGCAGGTCGCCGCGCGGTACGAGGCGGCGCAGGCGGACGCGTTCATCGGCGGCGACCTCTTCGCCGTACAGGACACCCCGTACGGCGTGCGGCTGGTCGTGGGCGACGTCCGCGGCAAGGGGATGGAGGCAGTCGAGGCGGTGGCCGTCGTCATCGGGGCGTTCCGGGAGGCCGCCGAGCAGGAGAGGTCGCTGGAGGGCGTTGCCGAGCGACTGGAGCGTGCCCTGGCCCGTGAGGGGACACGGCGGGACACCCTTGACATCTTCGAGGGGTTCACCACGGCCGTACTCGCCGAGGTCCCGCGCGGCGGGGGCGTGGTGCGGGTGGTGAACCGGGGGCATCCGCAGCCGCTGATGCTGTACGCGGACGGGGACCTGGACATGCTGGAGCCGACCGTGGCCGCGCTGCCGCTGGGGATGGGCGACCTGGGGATGCTGCCGGACCGGGCCGAGGAGCATCCGTACCCCGCCGGGGCCACGCTGCTCCTCTACACGGACGGGCTCTCCGAGGCGCGCGACGCGGACGGCGTCTTCTACGACCCCGCCGGGCGGCTCGGCGGCCGGATCTTTCCCGGGCCGGAGGAGCTGCTGGACGCGCTGGTCGCCGACGTGCGCCGGTACACGGGTGGCCGGTCCACGGACGACATGGCGCTGCTGGCGGTCAGCCGCCCCGCGGAAGGGCAGCAGGACCGCCGCAGGACCGTGCCGGTCGTCAAAGCCGAAACGACCGTCCGGGTCGGCACGGCGGACAGGGCCGAGGAGCGGGAGACCTGA
- a CDS encoding metallophosphoesterase yields MAREAPEPIPSIRAALTRLRRHYRSRDTGPTSTLVHTPHPWARVLGMTAVVALGAWLGLLIVGSVRTPVGPMDTSMTLRPSLSGGTKINVSPLGALELDSHVAPIRLDVDVDQLDPARSQALVEHPERLSGLQDEVARDVADGTTELAVRSCVAVVSGATALGLAVYRRPRRALAAGGLALALLTASGISAYATWNPKSVLEPRFSGLLSSAPSVVGNARSIVTEFDVYQQELARLVTNVTKLYDAASTLPAYQPDPATMRVLHVSDIHLNPAAWHIIGSLVEQYDIDVIIDSGDTMDHGTAAENGFLDPIPDLGAPYVWVRGNHDSLTTQAYLSRLKNVHVLDDGKAVTVAGLRIAGSGDPQFTPDRSVVAQGDPAERMTGIRLASALRDQERAGTPVDIAVAHNPVAARETDGEVPLVLAGHVHQRRTEVLEHGTRLKIEGSTGGGGLRAVQNDKPEKVRTSVLYLDRTTRRLQAWDEITLGGLGLTTAEVSRHLPEENSPGATPSPSGPSPASAPTP; encoded by the coding sequence ATGGCCCGCGAAGCCCCGGAACCGATCCCCTCGATCCGCGCCGCGCTCACCCGGCTCCGGCGTCACTACCGCTCACGCGACACCGGCCCCACCAGCACCCTGGTCCACACCCCCCACCCGTGGGCACGCGTCCTGGGCATGACGGCAGTGGTCGCGCTCGGCGCCTGGCTCGGGCTCCTGATCGTCGGCAGCGTCCGTACGCCGGTGGGCCCGATGGACACCAGCATGACCCTGCGCCCCTCCCTCAGCGGCGGCACAAAGATCAACGTCTCCCCGCTGGGCGCCCTGGAGCTCGACTCCCATGTCGCGCCCATCCGTCTCGACGTCGACGTCGACCAGCTCGACCCGGCCCGCTCCCAGGCCCTGGTCGAACACCCCGAGCGACTCTCCGGCCTCCAGGACGAGGTGGCCCGCGACGTGGCGGACGGCACCACCGAGCTGGCCGTCCGCTCCTGCGTCGCCGTCGTCTCCGGCGCTACCGCCCTCGGCCTCGCCGTCTACCGCCGCCCTCGCCGCGCCCTCGCGGCAGGCGGCCTCGCCCTGGCCCTGCTCACGGCCTCCGGCATCTCCGCCTACGCCACCTGGAACCCGAAGTCCGTCCTGGAGCCCAGATTCTCCGGGCTCCTGTCGAGTGCCCCCTCGGTCGTCGGCAACGCGCGCTCCATCGTCACCGAATTCGACGTCTACCAGCAGGAGTTGGCGCGCCTGGTCACCAACGTGACCAAGCTGTACGACGCGGCCTCCACCCTCCCCGCGTACCAGCCCGACCCCGCCACGATGCGCGTGCTGCACGTCTCCGACATCCATCTCAACCCGGCGGCGTGGCACATCATCGGCTCGCTCGTCGAGCAGTACGACATCGACGTGATCATCGACTCCGGCGACACGATGGACCATGGCACCGCCGCCGAGAACGGCTTCCTCGACCCGATCCCCGACCTCGGCGCGCCCTATGTCTGGGTCCGCGGCAACCACGACTCCCTCACCACCCAGGCGTACCTCTCCCGCCTCAAGAACGTGCACGTCCTCGACGACGGAAAGGCCGTGACCGTGGCCGGCCTGCGCATCGCGGGCAGCGGCGACCCCCAGTTCACCCCCGACCGCTCGGTGGTCGCCCAGGGCGACCCGGCCGAACGCATGACGGGAATCCGCCTCGCCTCCGCTCTGCGCGACCAGGAACGCGCCGGCACCCCCGTCGACATCGCGGTCGCCCACAACCCGGTGGCCGCCCGCGAGACCGACGGCGAGGTTCCGCTCGTCCTGGCGGGCCATGTCCACCAGCGCAGGACGGAGGTCCTCGAACACGGCACCCGCCTCAAGATCGAGGGCTCGACGGGCGGCGGCGGCCTGCGCGCGGTGCAGAACGACAAGCCGGAGAAGGTGCGGACATCGGTGCTCTATCTGGACCGTACGACCAGACGGCTGCAGGCGTGGGACGAGATCACGCTGGGCGGTCTGGGCCTGACGACGGCCGAGGTCAGCCGCCATCTCCCGGAGGAGAACAGCCCCGGAGCGACCCCGTCCCCGAGCGGTCCGTCACCCGCCTCCGCCCCCACCCCGTAA
- a CDS encoding cytochrome c biogenesis CcdA family protein has translation MTDIGYLAAFLGGLLALISPCSALLLPAFFAYSIDSAGKLLARTGIFYAGLATTLVPLGAAGSFAGRLFYGHRDLLVSAGGWLIIALGVAQILGMGFASRRIAAMSGRIRPTTAVSVYALGLVYGLAGFCAGPILGSVLTVAALSGSPVYGGLLLAVYALGMAVPLLLLALLWERFDLGKRQWLRGRSLRLGRFELHTSSLLSGLFFILLGTVFLAFDGTTALPGLLSVDDSFAAEEWASGIGRAVPDWVLLIVAVAVAAVVLGVRGRRRRESA, from the coding sequence GTGACGGACATCGGATATCTGGCTGCCTTTCTCGGTGGCCTGCTCGCTCTGATCAGCCCCTGCAGCGCGCTGCTGCTCCCGGCGTTCTTCGCGTACTCCATCGACTCGGCCGGCAAGCTGCTGGCCCGTACCGGCATCTTCTACGCGGGCTTGGCCACCACTCTCGTCCCGCTGGGCGCCGCGGGCTCCTTCGCCGGGCGGCTCTTCTACGGCCACCGCGATCTGCTCGTCTCCGCCGGCGGCTGGCTGATCATCGCGCTCGGCGTGGCGCAGATCCTGGGGATGGGCTTCGCCTCCCGCCGTATCGCCGCGATGTCCGGCCGGATCCGCCCGACGACCGCCGTCTCGGTCTACGCCCTCGGTCTGGTCTACGGCCTCGCCGGCTTCTGCGCGGGTCCGATCCTCGGCAGCGTCCTGACGGTGGCAGCGCTCAGCGGCAGCCCGGTCTACGGCGGCCTGCTGCTCGCGGTCTACGCCCTGGGCATGGCCGTCCCGCTCTTGCTGCTCGCGCTGCTGTGGGAACGCTTCGACCTGGGCAAACGCCAGTGGCTGCGCGGCCGTTCACTGCGCCTGGGCCGCTTCGAGCTGCATACGTCGTCGTTGCTGTCCGGCCTCTTCTTCATCCTTCTGGGCACGGTCTTCCTGGCCTTCGACGGCACGACGGCTCTGCCCGGTCTGCTCTCGGTGGACGACTCGTTCGCGGCGGAGGAGTGGGCGAGCGGCATCGGCAGGGCGGTCCCGGACTGGGTGCTGCTGATCGTGGCGGTGGCGGTGGCCGCGGTGGTGCTCGGCGTACGGGGCCGGCGCCGCCGGGAAAGCGCGTAA
- a CDS encoding CrcB family protein yields MTSPVPQDGVPEAIDPDVDLHVPAQRAETAGARKWPVLAAISAGGVAGALARYAASLRWPAAEGAFPWATLWVNVLGCALIGVLMVLVGEGGRSASAHPLARPFLGVGVLGGFTTFSTYALDVTELLAHTEAGMALAYAGGTLAGAMGAVWLAASATRAALK; encoded by the coding sequence GTGACCTCGCCCGTCCCCCAGGACGGCGTTCCGGAAGCGATCGACCCGGATGTCGATCTGCATGTGCCCGCCCAGCGCGCGGAGACCGCGGGAGCCAGGAAGTGGCCGGTGCTCGCCGCGATCTCGGCGGGCGGTGTGGCCGGGGCTCTGGCGCGGTACGCGGCGTCCCTGCGATGGCCCGCCGCCGAGGGCGCGTTCCCGTGGGCGACCCTCTGGGTCAATGTGCTGGGCTGCGCGCTGATCGGTGTGCTGATGGTGCTGGTGGGCGAGGGCGGCCGGTCCGCGTCCGCGCACCCGCTGGCGCGGCCGTTCCTCGGGGTGGGCGTGCTGGGCGGGTTCACGACTTTCTCGACGTACGCACTGGACGTCACCGAGCTGCTGGCGCATACGGAGGCGGGCATGGCGCTGGCGTACGCCGGCGGGACGCTCGCCGGAGCCATGGGCGCGGTGTGGCTCGCGGCCTCCGCGACCCGGGCGGCCCTGAAGTGA
- a CDS encoding alpha/beta hydrolase produces the protein MRETFEGPLNVLGLSTGGSLALQLASDSPELVDRLVLGGTACALGPVGKRAQRAYIERARRGERPSPAPAEMLTESVIGRMLLKGPPWLMNGRKDHADAATMMGAEDGFDLRGRLIRPHEGPDHSSGGGLRFISDGAHRTITRMARHACLRGPSGKASS, from the coding sequence ATGCGGGAGACCTTCGAGGGCCCGCTGAACGTGCTGGGCCTCTCCACAGGCGGGTCCCTCGCCCTCCAGCTCGCCTCCGACAGCCCCGAGCTGGTCGACCGTCTGGTCCTGGGTGGTACGGCCTGCGCTCTCGGACCGGTCGGCAAGCGGGCGCAGCGCGCCTACATCGAGCGCGCACGCCGGGGCGAGCGTCCGAGTCCCGCGCCGGCCGAGATGCTCACCGAGTCGGTGATCGGCCGGATGCTGCTCAAGGGGCCGCCGTGGCTCATGAACGGCCGGAAGGACCACGCCGATGCCGCCACCATGATGGGCGCCGAGGACGGTTTCGACCTGCGTGGCCGACTGATCAGGCCTCATGAAGGCCCTGACCACTCATCTGGCGGGGGCCTTCGATTCATTTCAGACGGCGCTCACAGGACGATCACACGCATGGCTCGACATGCCTGCTTACGAGGCCCATCCGGCAAAGCGTCCTCGTAG
- a CDS encoding DEAD/DEAH box helicase — protein MSIFSSDHAVMPENDENAEAVAVAESVESIEATESVDETVEIVEIVETGGAKAPEEPQTTFADLGLPEGIVRKLAQNGVTSPFPIQAATIPDALAGKDILGRGRTGSGKTLSFGLPLLASLAGGHTDKKKPRGIILTPTRELAMQVADALQPYGDVLGLKMKVVCGGTSMGNQIYALERGVDVLVATPGRLRDIINRGACSLEKVQVAVLDEADQMSDLGFLPEVTELLDQIPAGGQRMLFSATMENEIGTLVRRYLVDPVSHEVDSAQGNVTTMTHHVLVVKPKDKAPVTAAIAARKGRTIIFVRTQLGADRIAEQLCESGVKADALHGGMTQGARTRVLEDFKKGYVNALVATDVAARGIHVDGIDLVLNVDPAGDHKDYLHRSGRTARAGKSGTVVSLSLPHQRRQIFRLMEDAGVDASRHIVGGAGAFDPEVAEITGARSLTEVQADSANNAAKQAEREVVDLTKQLERIQRRAAELREEADRLVARAARERGDDPETAIAEVTEAAEAEVEAAVAAASVPEQPERREEQRRDERGNYERRGNDRGDRGGFRRDDRRDGDRGGDRGGFRRDNDRGGFNRDRDDRGGRSFERRDNDRGGFRRDNDRPSGGFRRDDRRDNDRPASGGFRRDNDRPASGGFRRDNDRPSSGGFRSGGNDRPSGGFRSGGSDRRDNDRGGFNRDDRPASGGFRRDDRPTGGHRGSDRPFNRDRRDDRPSGGFRSGGGDRPHARRDDHRGGTGTGTNTGTFGRRDDKPRWKRNG, from the coding sequence ATGTCCATTTTCAGTTCTGACCACGCCGTCATGCCCGAGAACGACGAGAACGCGGAGGCCGTAGCGGTCGCCGAGAGCGTCGAGTCCATCGAGGCGACCGAGTCCGTCGACGAGACCGTAGAGATCGTCGAGATTGTCGAGACCGGCGGCGCCAAGGCTCCCGAGGAGCCCCAGACCACGTTCGCCGACCTGGGCCTGCCCGAGGGCATCGTCCGCAAGCTCGCGCAGAACGGCGTCACCAGCCCCTTCCCGATCCAGGCCGCGACCATCCCGGACGCCCTGGCAGGCAAGGACATCCTGGGCCGCGGCCGTACCGGCTCCGGCAAGACCCTCTCCTTCGGTCTGCCGCTGCTGGCCTCGCTGGCCGGTGGCCACACCGACAAGAAGAAGCCCCGCGGCATCATCCTCACGCCGACCCGTGAGCTCGCGATGCAGGTCGCGGACGCCCTCCAGCCGTACGGCGACGTGCTCGGCCTCAAGATGAAGGTCGTCTGCGGCGGTACGTCCATGGGCAACCAGATCTACGCGCTCGAGCGCGGCGTCGACGTCCTCGTCGCCACCCCGGGCCGACTGCGCGACATCATCAACCGCGGCGCCTGCTCGCTCGAAAAGGTCCAGGTCGCCGTCCTCGACGAGGCCGACCAGATGTCCGACCTGGGCTTCCTGCCCGAGGTCACCGAGCTTCTCGACCAGATCCCGGCCGGCGGCCAGCGGATGCTCTTCTCCGCCACCATGGAGAACGAGATCGGCACGCTGGTGCGCCGCTACCTCGTCGACCCGGTCAGCCACGAGGTCGACAGCGCCCAGGGCAACGTCACGACCATGACGCACCACGTGCTCGTCGTGAAGCCGAAGGACAAGGCGCCGGTCACGGCTGCCATCGCCGCCCGCAAGGGCCGCACCATCATCTTCGTCCGCACCCAGCTGGGCGCCGACCGCATCGCGGAGCAGCTGTGCGAGTCGGGCGTGAAGGCCGACGCGCTGCACGGCGGCATGACGCAGGGCGCCCGTACCCGCGTCCTCGAGGACTTCAAGAAGGGCTACGTCAACGCGCTCGTCGCGACTGACGTCGCCGCCCGCGGTATTCACGTCGACGGCATCGACCTGGTCCTGAACGTGGACCCGGCGGGCGACCACAAGGACTACCTGCACCGCTCGGGCCGTACCGCCCGCGCCGGCAAGTCCGGCACGGTCGTCTCGCTGTCCCTGCCGCACCAGCGCCGCCAGATCTTCCGGCTGATGGAGGACGCGGGCGTCGACGCCTCGCGTCACATCGTCGGCGGAGCGGGCGCGTTCGACCCGGAGGTCGCCGAGATCACCGGCGCCCGTTCGCTGACCGAGGTCCAGGCCGACTCCGCGAACAACGCCGCCAAGCAGGCGGAGCGCGAGGTCGTCGACCTGACCAAGCAGCTGGAGCGCATCCAGCGCCGTGCGGCCGAACTCCGCGAGGAGGCCGACCGCCTGGTGGCGCGCGCCGCGCGCGAGCGGGGCGACGACCCGGAGACCGCGATCGCCGAGGTGACCGAGGCCGCGGAGGCCGAGGTCGAGGCTGCGGTCGCGGCGGCGTCCGTGCCGGAGCAGCCGGAGCGTCGCGAGGAGCAGCGTCGCGACGAGCGGGGCAACTACGAGCGCCGTGGCAACGACCGTGGCGACCGTGGTGGCTTCCGCCGTGACGACCGTCGCGACGGTGACCGCGGTGGCGACCGTGGTGGCTTCCGCCGGGACAACGACCGCGGTGGCTTCAACCGCGACCGTGACGACCGTGGTGGCCGTTCCTTCGAGCGTCGCGACAACGACCGTGGCGGGTTCCGTCGTGACAACGACCGTCCGTCGGGCGGCTTCCGCCGTGACGACCGTCGTGACAACGACCGTCCGGCCTCCGGTGGTTTCCGTCGTGACAACGACCGTCCGGCCTCCGGTGGTTTCCGTCGTGACAACGACCGTCCGTCGTCCGGTGGTTTCCGCTCCGGTGGCAACGACCGCCCGTCCGGTGGTTTCCGCTCCGGTGGCAGCGACCGCCGTGACAACGACCGTGGTGGCTTCAACCGCGACGACCGCCCGGCGTCCGGTGGCTTCCGTCGTGACGACCGCCCGACCGGCGGCCACCGTGGCAGCGACCGCCCGTTCAACCGCGACCGCCGCGACGACCGCCCCTCCGGCGGCTTCCGCTCCGGTGGCGGCGACCGTCCGCACGCCCGTCGTGACGACCACCGCGGCGGAACCGGCACCGGTACGAACACCGGTACCTTCGGCCGCCGTGACGACAAGCCGCGCTGGAAGCGCAACGGCTGA
- a CDS encoding DsbA family protein codes for MSSSSVSSARKPLVIGAGVAVAALLLGLASYTATKPESPSGPTAAAGASSAPQAGTYPELEKLARRDAKDPLAVGRADAPVVMVEYADFKCGYCGKFARDTEPELVKKYVDEGTLRIEWRNFPIFGEESESAARAAWAAGRQGRFWQFHAAAYAEGAKEQGFAEDRLEALARDAGVKDLDRFLRDLDSDGARQAVKKDQDEAYGIGATSTPSFLINGRPIAGAQPMETFTEAVEAAKTAAGKKAAGKKAAE; via the coding sequence ATGTCTTCTTCCTCCGTCTCCTCCGCCCGCAAGCCGCTCGTCATCGGCGCGGGCGTGGCCGTCGCCGCGCTGCTGCTCGGCCTCGCCTCGTACACCGCCACCAAGCCGGAATCGCCGTCGGGCCCGACGGCTGCCGCCGGAGCCTCGTCCGCCCCGCAGGCCGGCACCTACCCCGAGCTGGAGAAGCTCGCCCGGCGCGACGCCAAGGACCCGCTCGCCGTGGGCCGCGCCGACGCGCCCGTCGTGATGGTCGAGTACGCCGACTTCAAGTGCGGCTACTGCGGGAAGTTCGCCCGTGACACCGAGCCCGAACTGGTGAAGAAGTACGTCGACGAGGGCACCCTGCGCATCGAGTGGCGCAATTTCCCGATCTTCGGCGAGGAGTCGGAGTCGGCGGCCCGCGCCGCCTGGGCGGCCGGCCGGCAGGGCCGCTTCTGGCAGTTCCACGCCGCCGCGTACGCAGAGGGCGCCAAGGAGCAGGGCTTCGCCGAGGACCGCCTGGAGGCCCTCGCCCGCGACGCCGGTGTGAAGGACCTCGACCGCTTCCTGCGCGACCTGGACAGCGACGGCGCGCGGCAGGCCGTGAAGAAGGACCAGGACGAGGCGTACGGAATCGGTGCCACCTCCACTCCTTCCTTCCTGATCAACGGGCGTCCCATCGCCGGAGCCCAGCCCATGGAGACCTTCACCGAGGCCGTCGAGGCGGCGAAGACGGCTGCCGGGAAGAAGGCCGCCGGGAAGAAGGCGGCCGAGTGA